Proteins from a genomic interval of Actinomycetes bacterium:
- the ubiE gene encoding bifunctional demethylmenaquinone methyltransferase/2-methoxy-6-polyprenyl-1,4-benzoquinol methylase UbiE has product MKKEEVVKLFDQIYFNYDRANTLLSLGIDRYWRHKMVSNIDKGSFRVLDACCGTGSSSYSIYKASGQEATVYGIDFSKKMLEVAKKRYNHYSPHLKFIFSDAASTNFEDNFFDTVAIAYGIRNITEREKALTEFYRVTKHGGRLICLEFGYPRCRLVKWVYSFYLNLVLVNIGGLLGRNRPAYAYLVKSIKEFPAVTRFKEMIKSTGYHRVEVTALTFGICNIYVAYKD; this is encoded by the coding sequence ATGAAAAAAGAAGAAGTAGTTAAACTTTTTGACCAAATATATTTTAATTATGACCGGGCCAATACCCTGTTAAGTCTGGGTATAGACCGCTACTGGCGCCATAAGATGGTCAGCAATATAGATAAAGGCAGCTTTAGGGTACTGGATGCCTGCTGTGGCACCGGCAGCTCCAGCTACAGCATCTATAAGGCCAGCGGGCAGGAAGCTACCGTATATGGCATAGATTTTTCCAAGAAGATGCTGGAGGTAGCAAAAAAAAGATATAACCATTATTCCCCTCATCTTAAATTCATTTTTTCTGACGCGGCCAGCACCAATTTTGAGGATAATTTTTTTGATACTGTAGCCATAGCCTACGGAATCAGGAATATAACCGAGAGGGAAAAAGCATTGACCGAGTTCTACCGGGTGACCAAACATGGAGGCAGACTGATCTGTTTAGAATTTGGTTATCCCCGTTGCAGGCTGGTGAAATGGGTTTACAGCTTTTACCTAAATCTGGTACTGGTAAATATAGGGGGGCTGCTTGGCAGAAACAGGCCTGCCTATGCTTACCTGGTAAAATCCATAAAAGAATTTCCGGCAGTTACAAGGTTCAAAGAAATGATTAAATCAACAGGTTACCACAGGGTGGAAGTTACCGCCTTAACTTTTGGTATCTGTAATATATATGTAGCCTACAAGGACTAA
- the menA gene encoding 1,4-dihydroxy-2-naphthoate octaprenyltransferase: protein MKEKILLWLKAIRAPFFSATAMSAVVGSALAFKDNSFSWLFLVLSIIIIAGTNCGINLINDYYDHKNKADDINQLYTPFSGGSRVIQDKLLQPSQLLAASIASFGIAAILGMVVSIVVNISLLWFGLAGIILGFLYSANPFKLVYRGWGEVIVFLLVGPVSVIGTYYLHTSRISLEAVLISLPIGILTANILLINEFPDYKADKQAGKNQLVVILGRKKARYVYLILVAAVYIFIIIATVATPLSAFLLLTFLGLPLAIWGAYIGYRYHSDPKKILPAQANTILLTLITSALIALGLVLQKVI, encoded by the coding sequence TCGGCTCTGGCTTTTAAAGACAACAGCTTTAGCTGGCTATTTCTTGTCCTGTCCATAATTATAATAGCCGGGACCAATTGCGGTATTAATCTAATCAATGATTACTACGATCATAAAAATAAGGCCGATGACATAAATCAGTTATACACCCCTTTTTCCGGGGGTAGCAGAGTCATCCAGGATAAGCTGCTACAGCCTTCACAACTGCTGGCTGCCAGCATTGCTTCTTTTGGAATAGCAGCCATCCTGGGTATGGTGGTATCGATTGTGGTAAATATATCCCTGCTGTGGTTCGGCCTGGCCGGTATCATCCTGGGTTTTTTGTATTCTGCCAATCCTTTCAAACTGGTGTACCGGGGCTGGGGAGAGGTGATTGTATTTTTACTGGTAGGTCCAGTATCGGTAATAGGAACCTATTATCTTCACACCTCCCGTATCAGCCTGGAAGCAGTACTTATATCTTTACCGATAGGGATACTTACCGCCAACATTCTGCTTATAAATGAGTTTCCTGACTATAAAGCAGACAAACAGGCAGGCAAAAATCAACTGGTGGTAATACTGGGAAGAAAAAAAGCAAGGTATGTTTACCTGATTTTAGTAGCTGCAGTCTATATCTTCATAATAATTGCCACCGTGGCTACCCCTTTAAGTGCCTTCCTGCTCCTTACCTTTTTAGGTCTTCCGCTGGCAATATGGGGCGCGTACATTGGGTACAGATATCATTCTGACCCCAAAAAAATACTGCCAGCACAGGCAAACACCATACTGCTTACCCTGATAACCTCGGCCCTGATTGCTCTGGGCCTGGTTCTGCAAAAAGTGATTTAG